Proteins co-encoded in one Leptospiraceae bacterium genomic window:
- a CDS encoding diguanylate cyclase — MKYLLNTYRRRMSQLGGIQRDKYIVFNAMKNWNRFPRFAGVVFIASLSFLLQHIFYPSVDRQSFSYSIYVAVYGCLLVTTVLFSILFYFLNVKHKKVHFIYLLYFTIFIIGALSINILNLFHGEDLSLFAFVAMSIPLILRTRILFYAIIYLFIVIGFTLCLATLHMDKINGLTITKIFLYSFVGFMTTLTIEYARRKTFHLEEELRRKNTILESISVKDPLTGVFNRRYMMDLLVHHILLARKKSQPFCQGIMDVDYFKKINDTLGHLTGDDVLKEIAKIIQSTVRANDLVIEAHSFSGVPWQVTTSGGFTSLSDQDSPDTMLKRSDELLYKAKENGRNRIYFV; from the coding sequence ATGAAATACTTACTAAATACATACAGGCGAAGAATGTCTCAGTTGGGAGGAATCCAGAGAGATAAATACATCGTGTTCAATGCGATGAAAAATTGGAATCGTTTTCCTCGATTTGCCGGTGTTGTATTTATTGCATCCTTAAGCTTCTTATTGCAGCATATTTTTTATCCGAGTGTGGATAGACAATCTTTTTCTTATTCAATCTATGTAGCGGTATATGGTTGTTTGCTTGTAACCACTGTATTATTTTCCATTCTATTTTATTTTCTAAATGTAAAACATAAGAAAGTTCACTTTATCTATTTATTGTATTTTACGATTTTTATCATTGGCGCTTTATCAATCAATATTCTAAATCTATTTCATGGAGAGGACTTATCGTTGTTTGCCTTTGTAGCTATGTCGATTCCTCTTATCCTTAGAACTCGCATTCTTTTTTATGCAATCATTTATTTATTTATTGTTATTGGGTTTACTCTGTGTTTGGCAACACTTCATATGGATAAAATAAATGGACTTACAATTACAAAAATATTTTTGTATTCCTTTGTTGGATTTATGACTACTCTGACAATCGAATACGCAAGGCGAAAGACATTTCACTTAGAAGAAGAACTCAGAAGAAAAAACACAATCTTAGAAAGCATCTCAGTCAAAGACCCATTGACAGGTGTGTTTAATCGTCGTTATATGATGGATTTACTCGTGCACCATATTTTACTCGCAAGAAAAAAATCACAACCATTCTGTCAGGGAATCATGGATGTAGATTATTTCAAAAAAATAAATGACACTCTAGGGCATTTGACTGGAGATGATGTGCTTAAAGAAATTGCAAAGATTATACAATCAACCGTTCGGGCAAATGATTTAGTAATTGAGGCGCATAGTTTCAGTGGAGTTCCCTGGCAAGTAACTACTTCTGGAGGCTTCACGTCATTATCCGATCAAGACTCACCTGATACTATGCTC
- a CDS encoding NAD(P)/FAD-dependent oxidoreductase yields MKQIGILGGGAAGYFGAIQIAKQMKGKANIVLLEKGNEPLAKVKISGGGRCNVTHNLYDPVALSEKYPRGSKELRAAFERFQPRDTVQWFETHGVKLKAEADGRMFPVTNTSSTIIDCLTREAIEAGVEIRLENPITAIYVDNTKKEKKFCLVDSKEQNQTFDKLLVATGSNRKVWGWLDSLGHTIEKPVPSLFTLHIPDSRIKDLPGLSVPNGEIRLLPKGKPQQGPILITHWGLSGPAVLRLSAWEAKSFADCDYKAKVKVNWLGQVTGEEFISRITAIKQESPAKKISANSQFGLASRLWESFLRNANISLEKRWSEISNAELNRLREEICSSIYEVDGKSIFKEEFVTCGGVNRKEIDFRTMESRIISGMYFAGEVIDIDGITGGFNFQNAWTTSWIAAEAMASD; encoded by the coding sequence ATGAAACAAATTGGAATCCTAGGGGGTGGGGCTGCTGGATATTTTGGTGCAATCCAAATAGCTAAGCAAATGAAGGGAAAGGCCAATATTGTTTTATTAGAGAAAGGAAATGAGCCACTTGCAAAGGTAAAAATTTCCGGTGGTGGTAGATGCAATGTTACCCACAACTTATACGACCCTGTTGCACTTTCCGAGAAGTATCCGCGAGGCTCTAAAGAACTAAGAGCAGCCTTTGAACGATTTCAACCAAGAGATACAGTCCAATGGTTTGAAACTCATGGTGTTAAATTAAAAGCAGAAGCAGACGGAAGAATGTTTCCTGTTACCAATACTTCTTCTACAATCATTGACTGTCTCACAAGAGAGGCAATCGAGGCAGGAGTAGAAATTCGTCTAGAGAATCCAATCACTGCAATCTACGTTGATAACACAAAGAAAGAAAAGAAATTTTGCCTCGTCGATTCAAAGGAACAAAACCAAACCTTCGACAAATTGCTAGTAGCCACAGGCTCAAACAGAAAAGTATGGGGATGGCTCGATTCCCTCGGTCATACAATCGAAAAACCAGTCCCTTCCTTATTCACTTTGCATATTCCTGATTCAAGAATCAAAGATCTACCGGGGCTCTCTGTTCCCAATGGAGAAATTCGCCTACTACCAAAAGGAAAACCACAACAGGGACCAATCCTAATTACCCACTGGGGACTCAGTGGTCCTGCTGTCTTACGACTCTCTGCCTGGGAAGCGAAAAGCTTTGCAGACTGTGATTACAAAGCAAAAGTAAAAGTAAATTGGTTAGGGCAAGTGACAGGAGAAGAATTCATTTCACGGATAACAGCCATTAAACAGGAATCCCCCGCTAAAAAGATTTCAGCGAATTCCCAATTTGGATTGGCATCTAGGCTCTGGGAATCTTTTTTAAGAAATGCAAATATCTCTCTTGAGAAAAGATGGTCTGAAATTTCCAATGCAGAATTAAATCGACTGAGAGAAGAAATATGTAGCAGTATATACGAAGTAGACGGTAAATCCATTTTCAAAGAAGAGTTCGTTACTTGCGGTGGAGTCAATAGAAAAGAAATCGATTTTAGAACAATGGAAAGCAGAATTATTTCCGGTATGTATTTTGCCGGTGAAGTGATTGATATAGATGGGATCACAGGCGGATTTAATTTCCAAAATGCATGGACAACTTCTTGGATTGCAGCTGAGGCAATGGCTAGTGATTAG
- a CDS encoding hemerythrin family protein, whose amino-acid sequence MIVMTKNSIDKMTSLRNFWQENRFQLGIPLIDIQHLWLLYIITTLEASLSNAESLSETLKDSIVGIIDYITEHFSLEEEILKEFKYPGFEEHVKHHRQFVDTLQDKHDLANTNELAALGLLNMLQKWLFQHILKDDRMYVDFFKRNSIDVKPFCQEILIKKKYNITKKQGDVYKEICNFRQTEIEEVISENMVEDILHIWKSHNLSLNLPLIDLQHIWLLKMVIQLDKAVKTMGTTKKGEVFNQVIEEAVEYTVKHFTLEERIMKEFRYPEILNHFHQHESFVGFIKQRRKENESGDSMAAFHLTQDLKTWLLSHIAHEDKKLALFLKDKMKEVNEFTRHLQHKGEVAIDPGQRNFYKKITRE is encoded by the coding sequence ATGATAGTAATGACGAAAAATTCAATTGATAAAATGACGAGTCTTCGTAATTTTTGGCAAGAAAATCGTTTCCAACTAGGGATACCCCTGATCGATATTCAGCATCTGTGGTTACTCTATATTATAACAACTTTAGAAGCATCTCTTTCTAATGCTGAGAGTTTAAGCGAGACCCTAAAAGATTCAATTGTAGGAATCATTGATTATATAACAGAGCATTTTAGCTTAGAAGAAGAAATCCTAAAAGAGTTTAAGTATCCCGGATTTGAAGAGCATGTAAAGCATCATAGACAGTTCGTGGATACGCTCCAAGATAAGCATGACTTAGCGAATACGAATGAGTTAGCCGCTCTAGGTCTTTTGAACATGTTACAGAAATGGTTGTTTCAGCATATTTTGAAAGACGATAGGATGTATGTAGATTTTTTCAAAAGAAATTCAATTGATGTAAAACCGTTCTGTCAAGAAATTCTAATTAAGAAAAAATACAATATCACCAAGAAGCAAGGAGATGTGTATAAAGAAATTTGTAACTTTAGACAAACGGAAATTGAAGAAGTCATCAGTGAGAATATGGTGGAAGACATTCTGCATATTTGGAAATCTCACAATCTATCTCTTAATCTCCCTCTAATCGACTTACAACATATTTGGCTTCTTAAGATGGTAATCCAATTAGATAAAGCTGTTAAGACTATGGGGACGACCAAAAAAGGCGAGGTGTTTAACCAAGTTATCGAAGAAGCAGTTGAATATACCGTTAAGCATTTTACTCTCGAAGAGCGAATCATGAAAGAGTTTCGCTATCCAGAAATTCTAAATCATTTTCATCAACATGAATCTTTTGTTGGTTTCATCAAGCAAAGAAGAAAAGAAAATGAATCAGGCGATAGCATGGCAGCATTTCACCTAACGCAAGATCTAAAGACATGGCTTCTATCGCATATCGCACACGAAGATAAGAAACTAGCATTATTTCTAAAAGATAAAATGAAAGAAGTAAATGAATTTACCCGACATCTTCAACACAAAGGGGAGGTTGCAATTGACCCCGGACAAAGGAACTTCTACAAAAAAATCACAAGAGAATAA
- a CDS encoding menaquinone biosynthesis protein — MKIGIVKHLNARPLTYGFEKTGSHELVFENPSVLKDMLLKGELDTALISSVECIRNESVLSYSTACGVCAKEKVRSILFFKNKKESFPPDRIYTDAGSRSSVALLQTLLKKETGRLIEVIPTDPSLILENIQNAHNSHLLFGDNALLATWDSSTYEVFDLAEWWHKETNLSFVFAFWAFPKGASFSDSFFLDSLDYGIEHLEEIISSEKRFTVDMLNSYLKKELHYRITPIDLSGFDLFRKYCTEWNIL; from the coding sequence ATGAAAATAGGAATTGTAAAGCATCTAAACGCGAGACCGCTTACTTACGGATTTGAGAAGACGGGATCGCATGAGCTTGTATTTGAAAATCCTTCTGTGCTAAAAGATATGTTACTAAAGGGCGAGCTTGACACGGCACTTATTTCTTCTGTAGAGTGCATTCGAAACGAATCAGTATTATCCTATTCAACTGCCTGCGGAGTATGCGCGAAAGAGAAGGTTCGATCTATTTTGTTTTTCAAAAATAAAAAGGAGTCCTTTCCGCCGGATAGAATTTATACAGATGCAGGTTCTCGTAGTAGTGTAGCACTATTACAGACCCTACTCAAAAAAGAGACTGGAAGACTAATCGAAGTAATCCCCACAGATCCAAGTCTAATTCTAGAAAATATACAAAACGCGCATAATTCCCATTTGCTCTTTGGAGACAATGCACTCCTTGCTACCTGGGATTCTTCTACCTATGAAGTTTTTGATTTAGCAGAGTGGTGGCACAAAGAAACAAATCTTTCTTTTGTATTTGCTTTCTGGGCATTTCCTAAAGGAGCGAGTTTTTCTGATTCGTTCTTTTTGGATTCGCTAGATTATGGAATAGAGCATCTAGAAGAAATTATTTCTAGCGAAAAAAGATTTACTGTTGATATGTTAAATTCTTATTTAAAAAAAGAATTGCATTACCGGATAACGCCTATTGACCTCTCCGGCTTTGACCTATTCAGAAAATACTGCACTGAGTGGAATATACTATAA
- a CDS encoding 30S ribosomal protein S21, whose product MVGIIIKEGESIEGALRRFKRDCANAGILSEIKKREHFEKPSVIKKKAIDTARRKRDKKKRIFAKKEKI is encoded by the coding sequence ATGGTAGGAATCATTATTAAAGAGGGAGAATCCATAGAGGGAGCACTCAGAAGATTCAAAAGAGATTGTGCAAATGCAGGTATTTTAAGCGAAATCAAGAAAAGAGAACACTTCGAAAAGCCTAGCGTTATTAAGAAAAAAGCCATAGACACAGCTAGAAGAAAGCGTGACAAAAAGAAACGCATTTTCGCTAAAAAAGAAAAGATTTAA
- a CDS encoding GatB/YqeY domain-containing protein, whose translation MSLQTQINEDLKSALKSKEEPKLSTLRLLKSDIQYELTKTGVSTLNDDQVIALIRANSKKRRESASEYRKANREDLAVKEETEDAILASYLPANMPEAELREVILRVIKELAPKSPAEAGKVIGKVMQEVKGKNADGSLVSSLVKSLMSEAS comes from the coding sequence ATGTCTTTACAAACTCAAATAAATGAAGATTTGAAGTCTGCCCTCAAGTCTAAGGAAGAGCCAAAACTCTCTACCCTTCGCTTGTTAAAATCAGATATTCAATACGAATTGACTAAGACCGGTGTGTCTACATTAAACGACGATCAGGTCATTGCTTTGATTAGAGCGAACTCCAAGAAGCGTCGAGAGAGCGCAAGTGAATACAGAAAGGCAAATAGGGAAGACTTAGCAGTCAAGGAAGAAACGGAAGATGCAATTCTTGCTTCTTATCTCCCTGCTAATATGCCAGAAGCCGAACTGAGAGAAGTGATTCTTCGCGTCATAAAGGAATTAGCCCCTAAGAGTCCTGCTGAAGCTGGCAAAGTAATTGGCAAAGTCATGCAAGAAGTAAAAGGAAAAAACGCAGACGGCTCTCTTGTATCTAGCTTGGTTAAATCCTTGATGTCAGAGGCATCTTAA
- a CDS encoding DNA primase, protein MQISTDFVPRVKREVGLEAYISRFVKLKKNGRRLLGLCPFHNEKSPSFTVSPDLGVYHCFGCGKSGDLFRFVMDFERVDFNRAKEILSEYSGIPIKDGHGGNNEFAEKNALYALNQKFLDYFVKNLNSEEGKTARQYLKTREILEPEILHFKLGFSLPGFDNWKKMSLSEEEVRNAVKLGLLKASATNRSHLYDFYRERIMFPIFEPGGKVAGFGGRTIQTSEEAKYINSPASLIYDKGKMFYNLFNAQNSIRKTKTAFLVEGYLDVIGLFSKEFDNVIAPLGTSLTEKQVRTLKNYADKVTILFDGDGAGRKAAFRATEICIKENLSADILLLENGIDPFDLSRQKTRVEILALFSKPIPSSDFVIQETMQNTTPASKPEQKKKAIENLFQFIKTLEKETDKQSYLAEGAKYLGLSFAAILNDFKKEAVPNFEPKKDDNRNKPVAKPNSTSPAIKYERKLISMLILNDSLLHHINEVLDQEFFDSESSILRDLIYNRFLGNEEISYESILDSGIDDSTISAITPFIMEEVELKELPEEEKELIFREAFLQQRKFVIDSQISKLSLSQNYLENSQTDLEKLMVLRKEKQTILETIGSLSLAKKEVN, encoded by the coding sequence GTGCAAATTAGCACCGATTTCGTTCCACGTGTAAAAAGAGAAGTCGGGCTAGAAGCTTATATTTCTCGCTTTGTAAAACTCAAAAAGAATGGAAGGCGGCTACTTGGTCTTTGCCCCTTCCACAATGAAAAATCCCCTTCGTTTACCGTATCCCCCGACCTGGGAGTCTATCACTGCTTTGGTTGTGGAAAATCAGGTGATTTATTTCGATTCGTCATGGATTTTGAGCGAGTTGACTTTAATCGGGCAAAAGAAATTCTATCTGAATATTCTGGGATTCCGATTAAGGATGGACATGGGGGTAATAATGAGTTTGCTGAAAAGAATGCTCTTTATGCTCTCAACCAAAAATTTCTAGATTACTTCGTTAAGAATCTCAACTCCGAGGAAGGAAAGACGGCAAGGCAGTATCTAAAGACACGTGAGATATTAGAGCCGGAAATTTTACATTTTAAACTTGGCTTTAGTCTTCCCGGTTTTGACAATTGGAAGAAAATGTCTCTCTCCGAGGAAGAAGTTCGAAATGCAGTTAAACTAGGTCTACTAAAAGCAAGCGCTACGAACCGAAGTCATCTCTACGATTTCTATCGAGAAAGAATCATGTTTCCAATCTTTGAGCCAGGCGGTAAAGTCGCGGGCTTTGGTGGTAGAACGATTCAGACAAGCGAAGAAGCAAAATACATCAACAGTCCTGCTTCTCTTATATATGACAAAGGGAAGATGTTCTATAATCTTTTTAATGCGCAAAATTCCATTCGTAAAACCAAGACTGCTTTTCTTGTGGAAGGCTATTTAGATGTAATTGGACTTTTCTCGAAAGAGTTTGATAATGTAATTGCTCCCCTTGGAACTTCTTTGACCGAGAAGCAGGTTCGCACTCTTAAAAATTATGCAGATAAAGTAACCATTCTATTTGATGGGGATGGAGCCGGGCGCAAAGCTGCCTTCCGAGCAACAGAAATTTGCATCAAGGAAAATCTATCTGCGGATATTCTACTTCTGGAAAATGGCATCGATCCATTCGACCTTTCTAGGCAAAAGACCAGAGTGGAAATCCTTGCACTTTTTAGTAAACCAATTCCTTCCTCTGACTTTGTAATCCAGGAGACCATGCAGAATACGACTCCTGCCTCTAAGCCGGAGCAAAAGAAGAAAGCAATTGAAAATCTATTTCAATTTATCAAGACTCTAGAAAAAGAAACAGATAAGCAATCTTATTTAGCCGAAGGTGCCAAGTATTTAGGTCTAAGCTTTGCGGCGATTTTAAATGACTTCAAAAAAGAAGCAGTACCTAATTTTGAGCCTAAGAAAGACGATAATAGAAATAAGCCTGTAGCCAAACCAAATTCTACATCGCCTGCAATTAAATACGAAAGAAAACTGATTTCCATGCTAATTTTAAACGACTCCCTTTTACATCATATTAACGAGGTTTTAGACCAAGAATTCTTTGATTCTGAAAGTTCTATCCTACGTGACTTGATTTACAATCGTTTCTTGGGAAATGAAGAGATTAGCTATGAATCCATTTTAGATTCCGGTATTGATGATTCTACTATTAGCGCGATTACTCCGTTTATTATGGAGGAAGTCGAATTAAAAGAATTACCAGAAGAAGAAAAGGAACTCATTTTTAGAGAAGCATTTTTGCAACAGAGAAAGTTTGTTATTGATTCACAGATTAGTAAACTTTCCCTAAGTCAAAATTATTTAGAGAATTCGCAAACAGATTTAGAAAAGCTAATGGTTCTTAGAAAAGAAAAACAAACAATTCTAGAAACAATTGGATCGCTCAGTTTAGCCAAGAAAGAGGTAAATTAA
- the rpoD gene encoding RNA polymerase sigma factor RpoD, whose translation MENLQSLPEVQRIIAIGKANSEVSYDEINEILPDKILNSEKIDDVFTLLHELGIEVVEEYSKKSVEAPVIPPKEEKPTKKKKETSSISATSEDPIRLYLKEIGKVSLISGETEVFLAKRIEKGEKIIEETILSSSILRANFAKLMPKIKSKKIKVYELVKVDKLYALNQNEADKLEKVFFSNMDIIQNEEKVYNESVNRIKKYSENSKKYKELREKIEITSSKIDNATRMIGVSQREIQKISQKIKSMVFRIKEIDRHFLKIKARYGHDVKEIKTFNRFIEKNENIEEIEKMMGIDIDEVREVIKDIRNNERKLRRMEQEAGSSTIEIKEWGEKIMKGEREISQAKKELVKANLRLVVSIAKRYANRGMHFFDLIQEGNIGLIKAVDKFEYKKGYKFSTYATWWIRQAITRAISDQARTIRVPVHMIEQVNKVIREARLFVQEFGRDPTNEEIAERLGWPVQKVKSVKNVGREPISLEIPVGSEEDSELGDFIEDKEVESPLNSAAGSILAEQIRQVLHTLPAREQKVIRMRFGLDDGYAQTLEEVGYQFKVTRERIRQIEAKALRRLRHPTRSKKLKDYILD comes from the coding sequence ATGGAAAACTTACAAAGTCTCCCAGAAGTACAAAGAATTATCGCGATTGGTAAAGCCAATAGCGAAGTATCCTACGATGAAATCAATGAGATACTTCCTGATAAAATTTTAAACTCCGAAAAAATCGACGATGTATTTACGCTCTTACATGAATTGGGGATAGAAGTAGTTGAGGAATACAGTAAGAAGTCGGTTGAGGCTCCTGTAATTCCACCCAAAGAGGAAAAGCCTACCAAAAAGAAAAAAGAAACCTCTTCTATTTCTGCTACTTCAGAAGATCCGATTCGTCTTTATCTAAAAGAAATTGGAAAAGTAAGTTTGATTTCGGGGGAAACAGAAGTTTTCCTCGCTAAGAGAATTGAGAAGGGCGAAAAGATCATTGAAGAAACAATTCTTTCTTCTAGCATTCTTCGGGCTAACTTCGCTAAGCTCATGCCTAAGATCAAAAGCAAAAAGATAAAAGTCTACGAATTAGTAAAGGTAGACAAGCTGTATGCGCTAAACCAAAACGAAGCAGACAAACTCGAAAAAGTTTTCTTCTCCAATATGGACATCATTCAAAATGAAGAAAAAGTTTATAACGAGTCCGTAAACCGAATTAAAAAATATTCTGAGAACAGTAAGAAATACAAAGAGCTTAGAGAAAAAATTGAAATCACTTCTTCTAAGATTGATAATGCCACTCGTATGATTGGTGTATCGCAAAGAGAAATTCAAAAGATTTCTCAGAAGATAAAATCAATGGTATTTCGTATCAAAGAAATCGACAGACATTTTCTTAAAATCAAAGCTCGCTATGGTCATGATGTTAAGGAGATAAAGACGTTTAACCGCTTCATCGAGAAAAACGAGAACATCGAAGAAATTGAAAAGATGATGGGTATCGACATCGACGAAGTAAGAGAAGTCATCAAAGACATTCGCAATAACGAACGTAAGCTCCGTCGTATGGAACAAGAAGCCGGTTCCTCCACTATAGAGATTAAAGAGTGGGGCGAAAAAATCATGAAAGGGGAAAGAGAAATTTCCCAGGCTAAGAAAGAATTAGTAAAAGCTAATTTACGTCTAGTAGTTTCTATTGCGAAACGTTATGCGAACCGTGGTATGCATTTCTTTGATTTAATTCAAGAAGGAAATATCGGTCTTATCAAAGCAGTCGATAAATTCGAATACAAAAAAGGTTATAAATTTTCTACCTATGCAACTTGGTGGATTCGTCAAGCGATTACCCGCGCGATATCTGATCAAGCTAGAACGATACGTGTTCCTGTTCATATGATTGAGCAGGTAAACAAAGTTATCCGCGAGGCTCGTCTATTTGTGCAAGAATTTGGTCGTGACCCGACTAATGAAGAAATTGCAGAAAGACTGGGCTGGCCTGTTCAAAAAGTTAAGTCCGTTAAAAACGTAGGACGCGAACCTATCTCTTTAGAAATTCCTGTTGGCTCAGAAGAAGATTCTGAACTAGGAGATTTTATTGAAGATAAAGAAGTAGAGTCACCGCTTAATTCTGCTGCTGGAAGTATTTTAGCAGAGCAGATTCGTCAGGTCTTGCATACTCTTCCTGCTCGTGAGCAAAAGGTTATCCGTATGCGATTTGGGTTAGATGATGGTTATGCGCAAACTCTCGAAGAAGTAGGATATCAGTTTAAGGTGACAAGGGAGCGTATTCGTCAGATTGAAGCTAAAGCCTTAAGAAGACTTCGTCACCCGACTAGATCTAAGAAGTTGAAGGATTATATTCTAGATTAA
- a CDS encoding succinate CoA transferase: protein MNPFIQSKVMTAEDVANRMPLQGTIATSGFTPAGYPKVIPKAYAARIEKEKLAGKNPWFNLYTGASTGDELDGVLARTGCMKKRLPFQSSADVRNRINAGEIDFVDMHLSHVAHYIRDGILDPIDVAIVEAVDVSSDGRIWLTTSSGMSRTYLHHANEIYIELNSRPPLELKGFHDLTAPEQPPHGRSVPISRVDDRIGRPYVVVDPDRIKGIVLTDLDDSTGEFKAPDQNSVLIAQHILEFILFEIKKDRIPKEYLPFQSGVGNVANAVLSCIAKDKRFHEIEMWTEVLQDSIFDVLEVGKLRCASTSALTFSKAGHEKFLHDINELRYKFIIRPQEISNHPALVRSLGIIAMNTALEADIYGNVNSTHVAGTGMMNGIGGSGDFARNAYVSIFMAPSVAKGGAISAFVPMVSHVDHTEHDTQIIVSEQGLADIRGLAPRKRAEVIIEKCVHPSYRDAMREYTKESYATAKTKHTPHNLKKAFDWHIKLLETGSMK from the coding sequence ATGAATCCATTTATTCAATCAAAAGTTATGACAGCAGAAGATGTGGCAAATAGAATGCCATTACAAGGAACAATTGCAACGAGTGGTTTTACTCCTGCCGGTTACCCGAAAGTAATCCCTAAAGCCTATGCTGCAAGAATAGAAAAAGAGAAACTCGCCGGAAAGAATCCTTGGTTTAATCTATACACTGGTGCTTCAACCGGAGATGAGCTTGACGGAGTTCTTGCACGCACTGGATGTATGAAGAAACGTTTACCGTTTCAATCCTCTGCTGATGTTCGTAATCGAATCAATGCAGGAGAAATTGATTTCGTAGATATGCACTTAAGTCATGTGGCACATTATATCCGCGATGGAATTTTAGATCCAATTGATGTTGCAATCGTTGAAGCAGTAGATGTTTCCTCTGACGGTAGAATATGGTTAACCACATCTTCCGGGATGAGTAGAACTTACTTGCATCATGCAAATGAAATTTATATCGAATTAAATTCTCGTCCTCCATTGGAATTGAAAGGCTTCCATGACTTAACCGCTCCAGAGCAACCTCCTCATGGAAGGTCAGTTCCTATTAGCCGCGTTGATGATCGAATTGGTAGACCTTATGTTGTAGTCGATCCTGACCGCATAAAGGGAATTGTTCTCACTGATTTGGATGATTCTACTGGCGAATTTAAAGCTCCCGATCAAAACAGTGTATTAATTGCACAGCATATACTAGAATTTATTTTATTTGAGATTAAGAAAGATAGAATTCCAAAAGAATATCTTCCGTTTCAATCAGGTGTTGGAAATGTGGCTAATGCTGTATTATCCTGTATTGCAAAGGATAAAAGATTTCATGAAATTGAAATGTGGACAGAAGTATTACAGGACTCCATCTTTGATGTTCTAGAAGTTGGTAAACTTCGTTGTGCTTCTACATCGGCACTTACCTTTTCGAAAGCAGGTCATGAAAAGTTCTTACATGATATTAATGAGTTACGGTATAAGTTCATTATCCGCCCACAAGAAATTTCCAATCATCCAGCCCTTGTGAGAAGTCTTGGTATCATTGCGATGAATACAGCGCTTGAAGCAGATATTTATGGAAACGTAAACTCTACTCACGTAGCGGGAACAGGAATGATGAATGGTATTGGGGGTAGTGGGGATTTTGCGCGAAATGCTTACGTGTCTATCTTCATGGCACCGTCAGTTGCTAAAGGTGGAGCTATTTCTGCATTTGTTCCAATGGTTTCGCATGTGGATCATACAGAACATGACACACAGATCATCGTATCCGAGCAAGGACTTGCGGATATTCGTGGTTTGGCGCCAAGGAAGAGAGCTGAGGTTATCATCGAAAAATGTGTTCATCCTTCTTACCGAGATGCAATGCGTGAATACACAAAGGAATCCTATGCTACTGCTAAAACAAAGCACACTCCTCACAATCTAAAGAAAGCTTTTGATTGGCATATCAAACTTCTTGAAACGGGAAGTATGAAGTAA